The Eleginops maclovinus isolate JMC-PN-2008 ecotype Puerto Natales chromosome 18, JC_Emac_rtc_rv5, whole genome shotgun sequence genome segment TCCATCACCATTAGAGGTTTCTGAGGCTACGCGAAACAGAACACATGTCTGCATTAAAAACGCCTTACCGTCTACTGTGATGTATGAGTCTACCAAGGCTTTAATGAGACTCTAAATCGGACATTTTCCTCTAACACAAAACCCTCatcctctttttttgttgcatctAATCAATGATGAGTACAAAAGCCCCATTGAAAAGCTTGCAATCACTGACCTGCATTTGAGCCAGGTGCTGAATAGCTCCGAATGATAATCTCTGaaggtttattgtttttagaACTGAAAGGAACCAGATTTAGATCAAATCAAGAGCAAAGTCAAACAATGACAAAAGACATTATGAGCGGTAGTTTGTCATAATgatgttgtattattataaatataatattgaatCATAATAAATCTAAAAGAATACACTTTATGCATTTCTCCCCCTTTTGAGGGGCAGTTATTAATTcacctccctccatccctccataaCTCAGGCCCTCCCAGTTGTCTGATGTCAACAGGAGCTCCTTGATTCCTCTGGTCTGGAGACACTGCGGAAAATTATATGGAATTCATTCagtataatgtaatgtaaaaactttcagtcaaaaataagcatTGCAATACAACTCACGTTCCGTACAAATGGCATGTAACTCTCATCTTTGGCATATGATCCATACTCGTTCTCAACTTGAACTGCAATGATTGGGCCTCCCTCTTTAAACtgtacaaaaaacaataaatgcttGTCTCACTGAAAGCTACAGTAGTTATTTTAGGAAATATTTGGACAAAATTTTGAGTTTGACTTACCATGAGAGGCTTGATTACAGCGACAAGCTTGTCAAAGTAGAGGTTAACAGCATTTACAAAGCCAGGATAAGTGGTCCTCAACTGAATGTCTTTATCTTGTAACAACCAgctgaaagaaacaaacaaacaaaacatttcttggCACACTTCTAATAAAAGGCAATACTTAAAAGCAATGGGCAGATGGTGCTACCTAGGCAACCCGCCCAAATCCCATTCAGCGCAGATGTAAGGTCCAGGACGCAGGATCACCCACAGACCCGTCTCTGCAGCTAGATTGATAAAAGCcctacaaaaaaaaggttggacACCTTCTGTTAATTTTAACATAACAATTCTACATGTTTTTTCTACAAAGAGGGAGATACTTAACATAGAAGCCTTACTTGATGTCCAACTGATCCTGAAAGTTAAATGTTCCTCTCTCAGGCTCGTGCAGATTCCATGGCACGTATCTGAAAAGCAAGCAAGGAAACAAGGATTTTGAGCTTATATTTCTGGCTCATGTAAGTTGTttatatacaaaaacatttagtttaatgatgtgatgatgtgttggACATTCTCTATTAATTGTGACAAGTTATTATGAGGCATAGTGGAGTTACAAAAGGACTCTACGTTGTCAGAGTATTGAGGCCACAGGCTTTCATCCTCAGCAGCCGGTCTTCCCAGTGGGCTCTGGGGACACGGAAGTAATGGATGGAGCCCCCCAGGATGCAGAAGGGCTCTCCCTCAAGAGTGAACTGAGAGGAGTCAGCCCTCAGACCCTCCACACGGCTCATTCTTCCCACCTCAGGGTGTTTCTGTTGGGTGAAAAAACACCAATtggaaatataataaaaaaaggccCATCTTCTGAGGTAATTTGTGTTACTGTAATTAAACAGTATTCTACTTCAAAGGAAGTAAATGTGATTTATCTACATATATGACCGGCACAACacagcacaacacaaacaaaatcttTATACGAgcacaaaacaattaaaaacttACCAACACATGTAAATCCCAGATGCTGAATAACAGAAAATCCCAATTACATCAAAACATTGCGGTAGAAGCTGAGCTTGCTGGGAGCAATTGAAGGGAGGATGGTGCTGGGAGGCCTGAAACACTCTGGATAAGGGAAACTATTGTTGTTTCCgaacaaaaaatataatagtGCTTTGTCTCTCGAGAGAGCACAAAGAAGGAAGGCATTGCATTGTTCACAGAAATGTTAGCCTCATGATATactttacataaaaaatgtcCTGATGCATTGGTGGTTGTAAATGTTACCAGAGTCTAAGAAAAGATTTTCTGTGTGCAACTGTGATCACAACTTTGTGTGTTGTAGCATAAGTGTGTGGTTGTGGTGTTTGTGTCATGCTATCCTTTTTTATCTGCCCTACTTAGGAAATTAAACagatatgcttttttttaaattgctgtgTACAGCTGAATAGAGATTTGTGGCTTGGTTTGTGCTTTTTGCTTCAGTTGTTTCACTGTCACGGTTATGTCCTTAACACAATATTAAACATTGTACATCAGGGATTTTTAGATTTATAagcaaaagaagacaaataGGGATGGGAGCTGAGGGATGTATAAAGAAGAGGATTGGACTgattaaaaagatgaaaacaggaaatacaagACTATATTTAACTTTGCCCTCACATGAAAGCCTTTGGGGACAGAATGAGACTGTGAGGTAGATTGTACACTTTGTTTTCACCCAATCAAATAGACAGTTATTAACAAAAAAGAGCTGAAGGCTAATATTAAAAGTATGTAACCCTTTCAAGTCGGACTTACATAGTCTTAAATTAATATGAATGATTTAAGGAACacatgtttgattatttttttgaagcaaacattttataaaacatgtttttaagaagagaaaaaaaaggttaaatcaTTGTCcatttataatttgtattttctgcgTTTATTTTTCGGTTGCATAAATGTCGACGGTCCCTAAAGTACACCACAGTTGGATGTTTGTGTACTTCTTGAGGACTTTAGTCTGATACCAAGTATTAGTTATATGCGAAGACTGCATAAACCAGCTTAAACTATAGACCATACAAGTAAACTAGGTGAAAACTTTAATTCACCACGTTTCGTTTCTTGATCTTTAAATCCCGGAAGTAGCGTTACGGGTAACCCAGCGCTATGTGAATATGGGGTGACTTTATAAGCGTTATCACGTCAGGTTTGACAGGTTTTATGATGCAACGACAGTTGTGTATGAGTCATCGTCGACCGTTTTGGAAAGTGAAAGATATGCACTTTCTTGTGCATGAACACAAGCAACGAACAGGGCGCAACTTGTATTGAAGtcgtgtttttattgttgtcaaAAGAAATCGTACCAATGGTTTGGCTTCGTATGTCCCTAAAGCAACGATAttgtctcctgctgtgtgttgctgtCGGAGCGATTCTTGCTTATTTCAAAAGGTAAGGAAACCATTAGCTCTATACGTACGAGTCAAATCTAACTAGTCACCAAGTTTTCATAACAACAGAACCATGCATTAAGACACAGGCTATAGGTACTGGCTTAAAGGAATTGAATTTCGTGATTTAAGCGCCTCCATCCAGCCCTACAGCTTGAggtgttttgctttgttataTCAATGCTATTCAGAATCAAGGACTCAATTCTGTTCTTAACAAACCCACCATGTTACCCGTGATCTCTCACCTGCTGTCCTGTGGACATTGAACTTCACACAGCAGGTTGTCTGTCACTCTTAATTAAATCATCTGAGAAATCCAgatccaaaataaatataaatctcaatgcaatttttttgttattgatcTTAAACAATACTGTTGCCGTCCCTATTCTCTATctcaactttttctttttatatacatgttatttatttataacctATGCATACTGTAATTTATAGCATCCCTTATGCTGTGGTATTTATTGCACTTTCTGATTGATATAGTATATTAGTATTCACTTCTGGTTAAACGCTGTTCTGCATTTATTAGCTTGTACCTGTAGTTTGCTCCTGCTCAATACCAATCTAATATATTCTAATCTAATCCAATATAATCTAATTTAATCAAATATGATATAGTTGTTTTGTTATGAACAGTCATAGGTAGATAAATGGAACCTCTTTGTAATATGGAAATGCTTTTAGCTTTACAGTACATAGGCTAGTGTATTAATATGTCTCAAATGTCTTCATGGCCAGTTGAACATGTTGTTTGTCAGATGTGAACTGTATTTTGCCCCCCAGGAATCGACTTGAGGTAGTAAGAATGAAGCGTGTGGAGGGTCTGAGGGCCAACTCGACTCAGTTCACTCTGGAGGGAAAACCCTTCCACATCATGGGGGGCTCCATCCATTACTTCCGTGTCCCCAGAGCCTACTGGGAGGACCGGCTGCTGAAGATGAAGGCCTGTGGCCTCAATACCCTGACAACGTAGGCTCCCACTCACTGCTGGATGAATACATTGTGCTCTACAGAACCAACAGAGCAGATAGATGTATAGACGGATGTTTTTCAGAATGAAATCAACAAAAGATACatacaaaaaattaaaatgtatattgatGTAGACTTAAGAGGTTGAAGTAAGAATgtgtataaaataaagatattactgtaaatgtaatctCCAATAAAACGtacaaatgaaagtaaaaacatttatataaacacaagatGTTAAAGTAACAATGTGCACTTTGTACTTTCGATATATAACATGTATACTACTTTTAGGTAAAGCCGAGCAAACACCAttctgaagaaaacaaaaggacatGGTAGCTTTTCGACACAAATGAAAGACACTCATTGAAATACTaaccacacacaaatacaaaaatgacatttgtgtttttaggtATGTGCCATGGAATCTGCACGAGCCTGAGCGAGGGGTGTTCAACTTTGATGACCAATTGGATTTGGagtaagaaaaaataaagggaaGACTCCTGAGATTCTGCTGCAGAGCAGATCAACTCCTGCAGAGGGCACTGTTGCATTACAGAACTTTTACAGTAAATAATGTAATACTGTTAAAATGATACGTTTCCCAATACAAAAAATGGTGTGATTAATTAACCATAATCACTATCATGGGTTCTTGATATATTGTTAAGATAGGATTGATCCATCAAATGTGCTGCCTGCTGTCAAGAAGCAGGTGTTACCTTAAAAGCGGAAACatactatatactgtaaaaatgaattgtgtaaatgttttagAATGAATCACATCATCTAAAATTCAACATCTGCTTTAATGAGAATAACTAAGTCATGCTTCGTTCATGCTGTAATTAATATTTAGATGAACTGTATTGATGattaatacataaaaacatgtttcttcttttctttagaGCATACCTCCGTCTTGCAGCCAGTTTGGACCTTTGGGTGATTCTGCGTCCAGGGCCGTACATCTGTGCAGAGTGGGATCTAGGTGGCCTACCCAGGTAAAAATCCCAATTAAAAGTAACCTATGCAGATATTTTGAATATGACGTTCAGCCATTTCAACATTGTAAAGCATTATTTTTGAATAGCAACTGGGGTGTTAAATGAATTCCTTAAATTGGCTTGGAAATAATTTGCTCAGTCAGTTAAGCTGTTTGTTAGCGCTATCTTTGCTTCGGGCTAAATCCATTAAACTCTTGGAAATAATTAAGTCATGTGAATTATTTCAAGTGTGCCGTTTCTGTCATCTATTTTTCCAGTTTCTTCAGCTACATATTGCTAAAATGGACATAAGATTAGTCCACCTCAGTGctctacatactgtatattatacaatGACAACAGGGTTTTACATACACTGAGGACATTATGAATCATGCAAGTAAACTCTAATGTTACTTAGATGAATGTCACGAATGATTTTCCAGACTTTTAGTGAGGATTTAGGGAGaacattaattaaatgtgaCAGGCTGAGCTCCTTGCAAATGATGATGAattcatttgtttctgtaatCATCATAGATTTGAACAGATAATGGGGTGAATATTGGAGTTAAAAAGCCTGGAAGAAGGTATTTTTGGAGTAGTCTTGCCTTTGGGGACTATGAGGTTTAGGTAATATTTATTTGATGATCATCAAAACAGAGTGTTTCCAGGGGCATGCAGTGAAGCATGACTTCCTCTGCACTGCACTTTGTGATAGTCATGCCTAGGTTAGTATGACTATCTTCGAGGGATAAAAATGCTAGAGTTCACAGCAAAGCCTTTTGAATAACTTGTGTGATATGTTGTTTTTTGGACTTTTCAAAGAATTTCTTTGGATATATTTTCAGTTGGCTACTACgagataaaaacatgaaactgaGAACAACCTACCCCGGATTCACTGATGCCGTTAACTCCTTCTTTAATCATCTCATTGAGAAAGTCGTACCACATCAGGTACGTTATATTTTAACACCATAGAAATGTAGCGAAAGACTTCGTCGGATGTATACTGTactgaaatgagttaaaaatgGACATGAGACCAaatatttaaaggggccatttTATGCTTTtcggggttttccctttcctgtagtgtattgtattcatttttgtgcctgtaaatggtctgcaatggctaAACTCCCAAAGTTCCgtccagaaggagtttctctcccacccacCCTGCCTGAAgcgcctccattgaactcctttgtttacttttcgAACCTAATGaaatcacaatgtaacacttgaACTTCTATCTGTTGGCTagctttcaaacacattgtacgagatagactaaggggcgggacatctctaaaggttgaccaatcacaacagagccgaccagctaaccagtcagagcagactgggccctggtgtcagacagagggtgaaaagaggtgctgcagcacaggcagtatgagaaaaataaagaacaaccAAACATGGAGACAGTTCACgggagaggaacaaaatacaaataggaagCTGAAAATATGCACAATAGGACcttttaattgaaatatgtCTCAAATACAAATAAGGCTCAAAATGAATTctttagattgtttttttttttctgaaataaaacaataactttCAAATTCATTCATTCCCAAAATCTATTTTTTCATGGTGGAATACTTGTTACCACTTTCATATGTTATTCCTGCATACTATACATGTTACCAAGCCATGTAACTGCAATGACTAGCTGCTGTTGTTCATTGAGGTTATTCTTTCTAGCACTGTCATCCAGgccatattttcttttcatccatgCCTCATTGGACTAGCTCTGATTTCCTTCTGAGTGTTTTTCATCAAATTCAGCTGTACTGATTGTAGAAATGCTGAGAACTGGTGCCAGGCCCTAATATGTGTCCCATTCATTGGCTAATTATTCCGCAGTACTCCAAGGGTGGCCCAATTATCGCAGTTCAAGTGGAGAATGAATATGGCTCCTATGCCAAAGATGACAAGTACATGCCTTTCATCAAGGAGGTAAGAAACTAAATTGTATATGATTTGAATAATTAGTGGTAGCTTATAGAAGAGAGTACACTTTTGTTCCTTGTTCGCTCTGCTGGCCTTTTCACTTTTCAATTTGTAAAGAAAAATCAATGATATTTCCGcaataaacttttttttgttgcctccAATACTTCTCTTTTTTCCCAGTCGTTGTTGTCAAGGGGTAtctcagagctgctgctgacctcAGACAACAAGGAAGGACTAAAGCTTGGTGGAGTGAAAGGAGGTATTGTTAGATGGGCTGACAAACAAGAcggcatgcacacacacccaaacagacacacatttacagaagGTTGGTTGGTGAGGTTGCTTTCACACAACGACAAGAGGTCTAATCCGAAGGGTGGCTTGTGTCAGGCAAGAACTACACACAAAGGATCCTGTGTTATACCACAAAGTGAACCCtaacacaaagcaaaaacagGGATATTGCAATATAAAAGTATATTCTTTGAAACATTGTCATAATAAGCTCGTACTTCAATGAAATGGagagtatttttgttttattatcagcAGACCATGCACTATTATCATCATTATACAGTATAATCCTCCAGAGAATTGTTATAACAAACCCTCctgatattattttaatacataatTCCTAATCATGATATGCATGCTTTAGAAGAACACTTAAATGTGATGCCTCGTTGCCTCTTTCCTAATGCAGCTGCTTACATTAGACTGTTTTTAGGCCTATTAGCTTTGTGATTTGAGGAGCATTGTGCATTATGTGGAAGTTTAAGATGCAATGGGGAActgctaatacttttttaaagacaagaaaataatcattgaGAGTTTAAGTACAACTCCAAACAATATTCATCCCATAAATCTTCTTCTAAAGCATGGTTTGTATTAGTTTGAACTGATTCTctgcacatttgttttgacaATGTTCTACCTTTTTGGCTCTGAAGCACTAGAAACCATCAATTTCCAGAAGCTTAACCCAAAGGACATCAAGTATCTGGATGAGATACAAGTAAgtcttatttgtgtgtttgatttaattgtGCATTATTATGTAATCTGTTGTTTTGGAGTTAGTCATTAATTACCAACAATAGACTGTCCATGTAAATCCCAGGGAACCTTTGAGGTTACTTACCCACctgaaaaggaaaagttaaaGACCTGGAAGAAGATCATTAATCTTTTAAGCAATTAATTCAAGGTTTCACACAAATTGAGGATGTTACTAAAAGGTCATTCAGACTTATCTTTCTCTTATCAGCCTCACAAGCCGAAGATGGTGATGGAGTACTGGTCTGGCTGGTTCGATCTTTGGGGGGACCTTCATCACGTCTACCCAGCTGAGGGTAAGGCAGACGGGTAGCTGGGGTTTCATTCAGAAAGAGCTTTAGGATCATTGACAAGACATCATTTCTGCTGATGGATTCTCTCAGGGTGAAACAGTTTCTTTCTGTACAGAAAGTCGATACAATTGGCTAATTTGAGACGGAGTAAGAAAGGTTTTGTGTTGCGAGCCAAAACAGGAACTGTGAAGGTAGAACAGACTGCCTTGACAGAGTCTCAGGACCTTCAGGGTAAGAAAGGCTTAAGACAAACCTTTTTTTGCTTGGAATCTAACAGTCTCTGTCCCAGGGAAAAGAGGGTGTGGACAAGCTCACTGCTGTAAAGGGAGGGCAAGTTAATCCTCCAGACTGAGTGTGGGTGTGTACTTCACTTAAGTCATTCGGATCTGTTGTTTTGGAATATGTCAACACAGCAATTGCACTTGATCCCTGGAAGAGGGTAGTTCTCTACTTGCCTCTACTCAAATTAGGGCTAAATGATATGGAGAAAATCTGAAATTACTTGATTTGACCAAATATGTTTGATAAACGATCATTAGTAATGTGGGTTTATTGACCAAGTGGGTAAAGGCAAGTCAGAGAAAAGCTACAACTTCcaaaaatgacatcactttactgaaatgcagcctttaaaacttGCAAAATACATCACGAACGATGTCAAAATAatcaaattcaaaacaatatCTAGTCTCGTATCACGCTTTCGATATTATACTGATATATTGCCCAGCTCTAACTCAGCTTGGATGCACATTGCCGTtaatggaaaaactgaaaaaaatctcaTCAAGTGTACCTGATGCATCATCTGAGGAAGAATAGTCagttgtgtgttggtgtgtaccCAGTAAAGCCAGTTAGACACATAGAGCTCTAATTAATTGAGATATTAATTATTCTGTTATACAAACGGTTCTTCCTGGAGCTGGATATTTGTCTTCATTTAATGAACACTGGTTTTTAAATGCAATGGAGACAACAGCTGGGATGCACCTCTTAGCATATGGTCATTCTCTTCTTGTTTTGTCAGAGATCTACTGTATATACTTTTCATGCATGGTACGTTTTGAGCCAAGTATCACAAACCAAAGTCTTTGTCCATTCCTCTCCACTCCGTCTCTCGGCCCTACGTTTGATGTTCAGAGGCCAATATTGTTCAAACGCTTCTTTCTGCTGGATTGTTCAAAGATGTGCTCCGCCGATTTTCACTGACTGTACCGAGGCCATGTGGAGGTGTTACACTCACTTCCTAGCTtcacatgcaaatacacactAGATTTGTTTTGCTCGTGGCTGCATTAAATTAAGTTTCAGTTGACGGGAGCATTATGTTGTGTACTTTCCTATGAATTATATGCTACACTGTTTTCTAAGTCTCAggagatatacagtatgtgctgcaAAATTCAAATAACTGCACCTGGAAATAAGACAGAGCAAAGTTATATTTAGCCTGCATCCCCTGTTTCTCACCAATATAAATATCCTTGTGGCTTTAATGGTGTTCTTTCCTCATAAAAAAATTGCAtagcagctttttaaaatctaCATGTTTATATTCATAATTACTTCTCAGTCTGCTTCTTCTCCTTAGTACATTGCTACATTTCTTGGCGCATTATTGCACCAACTGTGGAAAATTATGAAACCCTTGGCAGGACTGGGTATCATGTCATATTTTTGCAATGGTGGAATAAGGATAAAGACCAATGCTTGTAAAATGGTGCAGTGTAGAAAGGGGCCTTAAATACAATTACAGAAGTATGTTTAGCAAAATTCACCTCATGTATGAAAAGCAAAGGCCCTTTTTAGACTCTAATATGTAGTATTATATCATTGAAATGTAAACTGATCTTCTCTGACAGTCAATTCTTAAACAATACCTTTCCACGTCATACAAACcctatatactgtgtatatatatatatatatatatatatatatacatatatatatatatatatatatatatatatataaccgAAACCAGGTGTTTGTTTGACTAAACACTGGAACAGAAGTTAGCTACCAGCTTGCTtcatataaacaatatttaccCACAACCTCTGATGTTCATGTGGTGCCTTTATTGTTTAAGCTTTCCTCCCTAAGTAATGTTTCCTTTCTACAGTAAATCCTGTTCTTAACTGAGACTTCACACATGTTTCTACCAGCTGTTCAGTTTttgtaatttatatatatatatatacagctccggaaaaaattaaaagaccactccaaattgttcttacattttgatctctacatgtatggcagtgtttgttgaatttcaagtAAAATgatcagtagtttataaaatacaatataaaaaataaaaatgccttTTAACTCAAggacatacctataaataataaaacaagataaaatgataatgctgtggtctcttaattttttccgcggctgtatatatgCTCTAAAGCTTCCCACACATACCAGATATCATGGTGCAGAAGCTGTGGCCAGAAGGGTGATATTATTTTAGTATAATATACAGTCATCATAGGCATAAAAGCACAATTGTAAAGATTAATGGATCAACATACCCCGCTAGCCACCTTGAGTGCTCCTAGAAAACCTCTAATTTCAAACGCACAGAGCAGAGCCTCAGGCTTCCGTTTTTACTGTGTCATTCCCAGCAGCCATCCACATCTTAACAAAAGATGctctgaaaatgaaaagcttCCTTATGCATTATCCTCCTCTTGAGAAAGGGAATGGGATAAAAAAGTGCCCTGGCCATGCAGAAAGAGTCACAGCTATGAAATGAACGCTGGGATATTCAGAGGGGATTCATGTCTTTGACAGTTCAGTGCTCTGCAGACTGCAACACACACCACAGTTGGTCACAGCTAGTGCCACCGACCGGGTCTGGCTTTTGTCACTCAGCTCGCTCGATTGTTATTCACTGAGGCTCATGCCCTTGATTCAAATCATTAAAGTCAGTCCAATTTGACTGCTCACGTCCAATTTGAATACCTAATTACTCGCTCTGCTATGTTCTCTAGAAAATATAGGTAATTTGTGCGGAGAGCTTGGCAATTTTTCATGGGTGTGAGCATTGCCCCCTAATGAATTATAGGTACCTGTAATAGGATGTGTGCATGAGGTCTATCCATACTTCAATTGAAGTGGAATTGAGGGCAATAGGATTATTGAAAGGGTGCGTTGTTAAAGCTGAAGTCAAATGGATTTTTGTTGGGTTACCCATTGGGCTGAATGCTAACCTTAGTTTATGTTATTTTCTGAATTACAAACTGGTTTTATCATCACAATAAAGCGAACTGATGAATACTAAATGGGATTTCTTtgtgcttttaaaacatttttttacagacATGATACCTGTGGTCACAGAGATCCTGAAACTGAACATGTCTATCAACCTCTACATGTTCCACGGAGGGACAAACTTTGGCTTTATGAGCGGAGCGTTTGCAGTTGGAATGCCAGCACCTAAAGCTATGGTGACAAGCTATGGTATGTGTGAAGACTTTCTTTGTGAGCAGCCTTTTGTTACTTGTTACACCACTTGAGTTGTCATATGCAGGGCTGATTGGTCATGTTTGAACACAAAAATCCAATCTAATATCAAGAAACTAGCCTTGGCCTTGATAAGcatctgaaataaatataatatctaGACAGACCAAAGCcaggcaaataaaaacaattatttatacTTTTGCTGATTTTATCCTCATTTTTTGAAAAGCCCACTGATTCTCTGTCAAGGTAAGCTGACTCAATCTATAAagctggttaaaaaaaagtattgactCAGGAGCGACCACAATCATCACAGTTAGATTAAATGCAGCGTATCTGCCTTAAGGAAATGCTAAAAGAAGATTATAACATGGTTTTGATTTGAAATCTGTAGATGGCGCTATCTGTATTCCTGAGCCTCTGACCTTCGACTGACTTGGAATGTGAATATGCAGTGTGCAGTAATGAATTCATTACCTAATAAAATGCACGGGAAATGTAAATTAAAGACGGTGCAATGGGTTTTATATGCTCCTCTAGGGTCCTTAACATTGTAATGACCTCGTTCTTTAGAAAAGAGGTGAATTCT includes the following:
- the LOC134880053 gene encoding beta-galactosidase-1-like protein 2, which encodes MNTSNEQGATCIEVVFLLLSKEIVPMVWLRMSLKQRYCLLLCVAVGAILAYFKRNRLEVVRMKRVEGLRANSTQFTLEGKPFHIMGGSIHYFRVPRAYWEDRLLKMKACGLNTLTTYVPWNLHEPERGVFNFDDQLDLEAYLRLAASLDLWVILRPGPYICAEWDLGGLPSWLLRDKNMKLRTTYPGFTDAVNSFFNHLIEKVVPHQYSKGGPIIAVQVENEYGSYAKDDKYMPFIKESLLSRGISELLLTSDNKEGLKLGGVKGALETINFQKLNPKDIKYLDEIQPHKPKMVMEYWSGWFDLWGDLHHVYPAEDMIPVVTEILKLNMSINLYMFHGGTNFGFMSGAFAVGMPAPKAMVTSYDYDAPLSETGDYTTKYHLLRNLFSQYHAQPLPVLPPHQNRRAYQAVVTQHHLSLWVTLQFTDKPFKSERPVNMENLPVNNNNGQSYGYTLYETTITSGGALNSKNNIRDRALVYVDKHFVGVLDYKTQELAVPYGKEKRTLSLLVENCGRVNYGKTLDEQRKGLVGDIEFNKNPLRDFVIRSLDMKPGFVNRLEGSGHWMSLRQRPSFPGFFQAKLYVNSSPKDTFIKLPGWSKGVVFINGRNLGRYCSTGPQQTLYVPGPWLHRGDNQVIVFEEQEADGKIQFSSSPDYGMSVDVQ